The following proteins come from a genomic window of Varunaivibrio sulfuroxidans:
- a CDS encoding ribonuclease HII yields MADFILEEGAWAEGYRRVCGVDEAGRGPWAGPVVAGAVVLDPLTLPGALRLGLDDSKKLTAKKRERLWAVLGEHADIGLGVATVEEIDRLNILQATFLAMRRAVEALSGEPDFALVDGNRVPELPCVARCVVKGDGRSLSIAAASIAAKVNRDAMMTELAQRHPGYGWEKNAGYGVKAHADALRRLGVTPAHRKSFAPIRKMLSPE; encoded by the coding sequence ATGGCGGATTTTATCCTGGAGGAAGGGGCATGGGCCGAGGGCTATCGGCGGGTGTGCGGCGTCGATGAGGCGGGCCGGGGGCCGTGGGCGGGGCCGGTCGTCGCCGGTGCGGTGGTTCTCGATCCTCTGACCCTGCCCGGCGCGTTGCGTCTGGGGTTGGACGATTCGAAAAAATTGACGGCGAAAAAGCGCGAACGGCTGTGGGCGGTCCTCGGTGAACACGCCGATATCGGCCTCGGCGTCGCCACCGTCGAGGAAATCGACCGCCTGAACATCTTGCAGGCGACCTTTCTGGCGATGCGCCGCGCCGTCGAGGCGTTGTCCGGGGAACCGGATTTCGCCCTGGTTGACGGTAACCGCGTCCCCGAATTGCCGTGTGTGGCGCGGTGTGTGGTGAAGGGCGATGGGCGCTCGTTGTCGATCGCCGCGGCGTCGATCGCGGCCAAGGTCAACCGCGACGCGATGATGACGGAACTGGCCCAACGCCACCCCGGATACGGCTGGGAGAAGAACGCGGGGTACGGCGTGAAGGCCCATGCCGACGCCTTGCGGCGGCTTGGCGTGACCCCGGCGCACCGAAAAAGTTTCGCGCCCATTCGCAAGATGTTGAGTCCCGAGTAA
- a CDS encoding deoxycytidylate deaminase produces MSEKWDARFVRLAREISSWSKDRSTKVGAVIVADDKTPGPYGYNGFPRTIDDDLDERHQRPIKYDWTEHAERNAIYNATRTGMALKNCTIYVTHVPCPDCARAIVQVGITRVVVDEASLANADFGARWDDRSKVSMAMLKEAGVTLDFASIEAAAADHL; encoded by the coding sequence ATGTCGGAAAAATGGGATGCGCGCTTCGTGCGTCTGGCGCGGGAAATTTCGAGCTGGTCGAAAGACCGTTCGACCAAGGTCGGCGCGGTCATCGTCGCCGACGATAAAACGCCGGGTCCCTATGGTTACAATGGGTTTCCCCGCACCATCGACGACGACCTGGACGAGCGCCATCAACGCCCGATTAAGTATGACTGGACCGAACACGCCGAACGCAATGCGATCTATAACGCGACGCGGACCGGGATGGCGTTGAAGAATTGCACCATTTACGTCACCCATGTGCCCTGTCCCGACTGTGCGCGCGCGATCGTTCAGGTCGGCATCACCCGCGTCGTCGTCGATGAGGCCTCATTGGCCAACGCTGACTTTGGCGCACGCTGGGACGATAGGTCCAAGGTGTCGATGGCGATGCTCAAAGAGGCCGGGGTCACATTGGATTTCGCCTCGATCGAGGCGGCCGCCGCCGATCATCTATAG
- a CDS encoding site-specific DNA-methyltransferase, with the protein MKKHTRPPVNEILIGDCIAHMNALPEGSVDMIFADPPYNLQLEGDLLRPNNSKVDAVDDDWDRFDSFATYDSFTRDWLSAAKRLLKSDGTLWVIGSYHNIFRVGAQLQDQGFWMLNDVVWRKTNPMPNFRGRRFCNAHETLIWCSRDKNSKYRFNYEAMKALNDDLQMRSDWLLPICTGRERLKVNGQKAHPTQKPESLLHRVILASTEVNDLILDPFFGSGTTGAVAKRLRRNFIGLERDAGYAKIAAERIAKVTAVDDPELVSTPAKRAQVRIPFGNLVERGILQPGTVLVDQRRRFSARVRADGTLTTGEAKGSIHQVGAHVQKAPTCNGWQFWYTEVKGALVPIDTLRQKIRAEAP; encoded by the coding sequence ATGAAAAAGCACACCCGCCCCCCCGTAAACGAAATTCTTATCGGCGATTGCATCGCGCATATGAACGCCCTGCCGGAAGGCTCGGTCGATATGATTTTCGCCGACCCACCGTACAACCTTCAACTCGAAGGCGACTTGTTGCGTCCCAATAATTCCAAGGTTGACGCGGTTGATGACGACTGGGATCGCTTCGACAGCTTCGCCACCTACGACAGCTTCACCCGTGACTGGCTGTCCGCCGCGAAACGCCTGTTGAAGTCCGACGGCACTTTGTGGGTGATCGGCAGCTATCACAATATTTTTCGGGTTGGCGCACAGCTTCAGGATCAGGGGTTTTGGATGCTTAACGACGTGGTCTGGCGCAAGACCAACCCAATGCCCAATTTTCGTGGGCGCCGGTTCTGCAACGCCCATGAGACCCTGATTTGGTGCTCGCGCGATAAAAATTCGAAATACCGCTTCAATTACGAAGCGATGAAGGCGCTCAACGACGACCTGCAAATGCGCTCCGACTGGCTTTTGCCGATCTGCACCGGGCGCGAACGTCTCAAGGTCAACGGTCAGAAGGCCCACCCGACGCAAAAGCCCGAATCGTTGCTGCACAGGGTCATCCTCGCCTCGACCGAGGTCAATGACCTGATTTTAGATCCGTTCTTCGGATCGGGGACCACCGGCGCGGTGGCCAAGCGGTTGCGGCGCAACTTCATTGGCTTGGAGCGCGATGCCGGCTACGCTAAGATCGCCGCGGAACGGATCGCCAAGGTTACCGCCGTGGACGACCCGGAACTGGTGTCAACACCCGCCAAAAGGGCGCAAGTGCGTATCCCCTTCGGCAATCTGGTGGAGCGGGGGATCTTGCAGCCGGGCACGGTCCTGGTCGATCAGCGCCGCCGCTTCAGCGCGCGCGTACGCGCCGACGGCACCTTGACCACCGGCGAGGCGAAAGGGTCGATCCACCAAGTCGGCGCCCATGTTCAAAAAGCCCCGACTTGCAACGGCTGGCAATTCTGGTACACCGAAGTGAAGGGGGCCTTGGTTCCGATCGACACCTTACGCCAAAAAATTCGCGCGGAGGCCCCGTAA